A window of the Lolium perenne isolate Kyuss_39 chromosome 7, Kyuss_2.0, whole genome shotgun sequence genome harbors these coding sequences:
- the LOC127313135 gene encoding small ribosomal subunit protein eS24z, which produces MADVKTNTAVTLRTRKFMTNRLLARKQFVLEVIHPGRANVSKAELKERLAKVYDVKDTNCIFVFKFRTHFGGGKSSGFGLIYDNLESAKKFEPKYRLIRNGLATKVEKSRKQIKERKNRTKKIRGVKKTKAGEAAKKK; this is translated from the exons ATGGCGGACGTCAAGACCAACACGGCGGTCACCCTCCGCACCCGCAAGTTCATGACCAACCGCCTGCTCGCCCGCAAGCAGTTCGTGCTCGAGGTCATCCACCCCGGCCGCGCCAACGTCTCCAAG GCTGAGCTGAAGGAGAGGCTGGCCAAGGTGTACGACGTCAAGGACACCAACTGCATCTTCGTCTTCAAGTTCCGCACCCACTTCGGAGGCGGCAAGTCCTCCGGGTTCGGCCTCATCTACGACAACCTCGAGTCCGCCAAGAAGTTCGAGCCCAAGTACCGCCTCATCAGG AACGGTCTTGCTACTAAGGTGGAGAAGTCCCGCAAGCAGATCAAGGAAAGGAAGAACAGAACAAAGAAGATCCGTGGTGTCAAGAAG ACCAAGGCTGGAGAGGCTGCCAAGAAGAAATAA